From a region of the Candidatus Brocadia sp. genome:
- a CDS encoding nitrate reductase, whose amino-acid sequence MVETEYGKIVQVYGMNSHPANKGDICALPINYPPLFTAEGRLTQPMIRRDGTLSPVGWDEAVMHVASGLNRIIRRYGPDAVAFYGGAASFTEEYYLINKLMKAAIGTNNVECTARLCMASASMGFISTFGADAPPACYNDIEEADLFFIAGNNMAVSHPVLFRRVCAARIKNKTRIIVVDPRRSETACMADIHLQIKPGTDVALNNALAYILVKEGYVDETTVARYTIGFDNLKEVLEEYPPARVARITGCTETLIREAACIIGQAKKMLTFWFQGYNQSTQAVFKNNTLHNLSLLTNNYCRPGAGPLSITGEANTLGCRWVGALSHLLPGMRMVSNPRHRQEIAEYWDVPVEKIQATPGRSILDIIHGLHAGDVRALWVVASNPAASLPHTQWVEEGLSKAELLIVQDIFHPTETSMLADVVLAGAQWCEKTGTLISSERRIELVEKIIDPPGMAKSDCEILWLIARAMGFRKEFPFVSPDDVFEEWKGMTRGRMCDMSGVSYDRLRDRIGPQLPCPEMGHPGTQRLFADLQFPRPDGRAALLARDYKEPAETTTEEYPFVLITGRLACHFNTRTRTSRIKHLNDVEPENFVEIHPVDAKNHGIAEGDTVEVTSRRGRVCGIARIRSRLLIGNLFMSMHFGKASLAGDDKLANLVCNPVYDVHSKQPEFKYCAVKIAKSVPG is encoded by the coding sequence ATGGTTGAAACCGAATATGGCAAGATCGTTCAAGTCTACGGAATGAATAGTCATCCTGCGAACAAAGGAGATATTTGCGCTTTACCCATTAATTATCCGCCACTTTTTACCGCTGAGGGACGGTTAACACAGCCCATGATTCGCCGGGATGGCACCTTGTCGCCCGTTGGTTGGGATGAGGCTGTCATGCATGTAGCCAGCGGCTTGAATCGCATTATCAGGAGGTATGGACCAGACGCTGTAGCCTTTTACGGCGGCGCAGCGAGTTTTACTGAGGAATATTACCTGATAAACAAGCTCATGAAGGCAGCCATTGGCACGAATAACGTTGAATGCACTGCCCGCTTATGCATGGCAAGTGCATCGATGGGATTTATTTCTACCTTTGGCGCTGATGCCCCGCCTGCCTGTTATAACGACATTGAAGAGGCCGACCTTTTTTTCATTGCCGGCAATAATATGGCAGTATCACATCCCGTCTTATTCCGCCGCGTGTGCGCTGCCAGGATAAAAAATAAAACCAGGATTATCGTTGTTGATCCGCGACGGTCAGAAACTGCATGTATGGCAGACATTCATCTGCAGATTAAACCAGGTACGGATGTCGCTCTCAACAATGCCCTGGCCTATATTCTCGTGAAGGAAGGTTATGTTGATGAAACGACCGTGGCGCGTTACACCATAGGTTTTGACAATCTAAAGGAAGTACTGGAAGAGTATCCACCAGCGCGCGTTGCCAGAATCACGGGCTGTACGGAAACCCTTATACGAGAAGCCGCTTGCATCATAGGGCAGGCAAAAAAGATGCTGACCTTTTGGTTTCAGGGCTATAATCAGTCAACGCAGGCAGTCTTCAAGAATAACACGTTGCATAATTTGTCATTGTTGACGAATAATTACTGCCGTCCGGGAGCGGGACCGCTCTCCATTACGGGTGAAGCGAATACCTTAGGCTGTCGTTGGGTAGGAGCGCTTTCACATCTTTTGCCAGGGATGCGAATGGTCAGCAATCCCAGGCACCGGCAGGAGATTGCTGAATACTGGGATGTCCCGGTTGAAAAAATTCAGGCCACACCGGGACGCTCGATTCTTGATATTATCCATGGACTTCATGCGGGTGATGTGCGTGCGCTCTGGGTCGTTGCTTCCAATCCTGCCGCCTCACTTCCCCATACGCAGTGGGTGGAAGAGGGGCTTTCAAAAGCCGAACTGCTTATTGTGCAGGATATTTTCCACCCTACGGAAACGTCCATGCTGGCAGACGTGGTTCTTGCCGGCGCTCAGTGGTGTGAAAAGACGGGCACCCTTATCTCCTCGGAAAGACGTATTGAACTGGTAGAGAAAATTATTGACCCACCCGGTATGGCAAAATCTGATTGTGAGATTCTTTGGTTGATAGCCAGGGCTATGGGATTCCGGAAGGAGTTTCCCTTTGTCTCGCCCGATGATGTCTTTGAGGAATGGAAGGGAATGACCAGGGGGCGTATGTGCGATATGAGCGGCGTGAGTTACGATCGGCTTCGTGACAGAATAGGACCGCAATTGCCCTGCCCGGAGATGGGTCATCCCGGTACGCAGAGATTATTTGCCGATCTGCAGTTCCCACGACCGGATGGCCGTGCAGCGCTTCTTGCCCGTGATTACAAAGAGCCTGCAGAAACGACTACGGAGGAATATCCCTTCGTTCTTATCACAGGGCGGCTGGCCTGCCACTTCAACACCCGCACCCGGACGAGTCGTATCAAGCATCTTAACGATGTTGAGCCGGAGAATTTTGTAGAAATTCATCCCGTTGATGCGAAAAACCATGGAATTGCAGAAGGGGACACGGTTGAGGTTACCTCGCGGAGGGGGAGGGTTTGTGGTATTGCCCGTATTCGAAGTCGCCTATTGATCGGTAATCTATTTATGAGTATGCATTTTGGGAAGGCATCCTTGGCGGGAGATGATAAGCTTGCCAATCTTGTTTGTAATCCGGTTTACGATGTCCATTCAAAGCAACCTGAGTTTAAATATTGTGCTGTGAAAATCGCGAAAAGTGTTCCTGGTTGA
- a CDS encoding class I SAM-dependent rRNA methyltransferase → MKLPIISLKARRNSLHPWIFSRMIRHPQQHLRPGSLVEVISREGIFIGRGIYNKKSNIGIRLLTENIRETLDRGFFFKKLEQAKSLREEILGIQRTSNCYRLVHGEADGLSGLIIDKFADTFVVEPYSAGYLGIMEWIASSLQSLYAGSRIVVRQDERIAAKEGVSFAKIASAYASHDAVEIKEHNLKMTVNLKTGHKTGFFLDQRENRFVLSQYCKDRDVLDCFCYTGGFAISAMLAGARSATGIDLDEKALETARENARLNSVKVTFQHTNVFDYLRTMISKGVQTDVVILDPAKLAGCTEEIKRAHRTYGDINRLGMQVVKPGGLLLTCSCSGLVSEREFLSILTRSAAEAGVVLQIFQITGASPDHPFSTIFPEGRYLKAIFARVYPLMKNEEIQ, encoded by the coding sequence ATGAAACTGCCCATAATATCACTCAAGGCCAGGCGGAACTCACTCCATCCATGGATATTCAGCCGGATGATCCGTCATCCTCAGCAGCACCTGCGGCCAGGCAGCCTGGTAGAGGTAATTTCACGGGAAGGAATCTTTATTGGCAGGGGGATCTATAATAAGAAAAGTAATATTGGCATTCGTTTGTTAACTGAGAATATCCGTGAAACGCTGGACCGTGGGTTCTTTTTTAAAAAACTGGAACAGGCAAAGAGCCTGCGTGAAGAAATTCTGGGAATACAGCGGACCTCCAACTGCTACCGGCTGGTGCATGGAGAAGCCGACGGCCTTTCTGGCTTGATTATTGATAAATTTGCCGATACCTTCGTCGTGGAACCGTACTCTGCCGGGTATCTCGGAATTATGGAATGGATCGCATCCTCTTTGCAATCCCTCTATGCCGGCAGCCGGATCGTCGTACGCCAGGATGAACGGATTGCCGCTAAGGAGGGGGTGAGCTTTGCGAAGATTGCCAGTGCTTACGCCAGTCATGATGCGGTAGAAATCAAAGAACATAATTTAAAGATGACGGTAAATCTGAAAACGGGACATAAAACAGGCTTTTTTCTCGACCAGCGTGAGAATCGCTTTGTCCTGTCACAGTATTGCAAGGACAGAGACGTGCTCGACTGTTTTTGTTATACGGGCGGCTTTGCCATCTCTGCAATGCTGGCAGGCGCAAGGTCGGCAACGGGGATAGATTTGGATGAAAAAGCGCTGGAAACAGCCCGGGAAAATGCCCGGCTCAATTCGGTAAAAGTAACGTTTCAGCACACCAACGTATTTGACTACTTGCGTACCATGATCAGTAAAGGCGTGCAAACGGACGTTGTCATCCTCGATCCGGCAAAACTTGCCGGGTGTACCGAAGAGATCAAGCGGGCGCATCGAACCTATGGGGACATCAACCGGCTTGGCATGCAAGTCGTTAAACCGGGAGGCCTCTTGCTTACCTGCTCTTGTTCCGGTCTTGTATCGGAACGGGAGTTTCTTTCCATTCTGACTCGTTCGGCTGCTGAGGCAGGGGTCGTGTTGCAAATCTTTCAGATTACCGGCGCATCGCCTGATCACCCCTTTTCGACGATCTTTCCTGAAGGCCGGTATCTCAAAGCCATCTTTGCAAGGGTATATCCCCTTATGAAAAACGAGGAAATTCAGTAA
- a CDS encoding PAS domain-containing protein: protein MPSVSDEKRLYQRIKILSDAFMMSARALDYKAVLRAATRHFQIFTEADASVLFLNTRDDSLTPVCSSGIPFSKIKGVILPRSLRLKDIVTHPVLDLRYTSFMNTPLIYNRKLIGLSAVFSIVPEKFHGLEHDKYENLFLTMLASYLAVSIENATLMDTIKSIESSKFDWESTFDALDDLISIHDKDFTILRANKAVARKFKMDIRQIVGEKCYKIFHCAEEPWKTCPHRRTMETMAPCTEMIDDQHMGGAFHVTTFPHVDVRGKFVGSIHVAKEIIGQKDILEQLIRPSHGTVAIS, encoded by the coding sequence ATGCCATCTGTTTCGGATGAAAAGAGATTATACCAACGGATAAAGATCCTCTCAGATGCGTTTATGATGTCCGCCAGGGCTTTGGATTACAAGGCAGTTTTACGGGCGGCAACCCGTCATTTTCAGATTTTTACCGAGGCAGATGCGTCGGTGCTTTTCTTAAATACCCGTGATGACAGCCTTACTCCTGTGTGTTCATCAGGGATCCCCTTTTCAAAAATTAAAGGTGTTATTTTGCCTCGTTCTCTCCGCCTGAAAGATATTGTAACCCATCCGGTGTTGGACCTGCGATATACTTCTTTTATGAATACACCCCTTATCTACAACCGGAAACTCATCGGTTTATCGGCGGTATTCAGTATCGTACCAGAAAAATTTCATGGGTTAGAACACGACAAATATGAAAACCTTTTTCTGACCATGCTGGCCAGCTATCTTGCGGTAAGTATTGAAAACGCAACCTTAATGGATACCATCAAGTCCATAGAAAGTTCGAAATTTGACTGGGAAAGCACTTTTGACGCACTGGATGATCTTATTAGCATTCACGATAAAGACTTTACGATTCTTCGCGCAAATAAGGCGGTAGCGAGGAAATTCAAGATGGATATCAGACAGATTGTTGGGGAGAAATGTTATAAAATATTCCACTGCGCAGAGGAGCCCTGGAAGACTTGTCCGCACCGCAGGACGATGGAGACTATGGCGCCATGCACGGAGATGATCGATGATCAGCACATGGGGGGCGCCTTTCATGTCACCACCTTTCCCCATGTTGATGTGCGAGGGAAGTTTGTTGGCTCAATTCACGTAGCGAAGGAGATAATCGGGCAAAAAGATATATTAGAGCAACTCATTCGTCCGTCTCATGGAACGGTGGCTATCTCCTGA
- a CDS encoding EAL domain-containing protein, producing the protein MNELWKKNDNEVMQHTIKFFENLLRASTDGILITDATHNIIIANEAFCCLIGQQQRDVIETNLFYWLEHLDPHGIGKWTDLVNELHQKGSCRNVEFVMEQDSRIQKYFSVNASLLQQVATEETGVIMSIWRDITEQKQAMLLMEQMRITTFLKDVGIALTRGNTLQETLYHCADAVVSNLDAAFARIWVLNKEKEVLELQASAGMYIHIDGPHGRIPVGKFKIGLIAREQKPILTNAVFDDTHISNKEWARQEGMVAFAGYPLIIEDRLVGVLAMFARKKLPEFTIRALAAVADVIALGIVHKQDEEELRKSEIRFRTIFDNANDGILMVDIETKKFYAGNKRVCQMFGYTSEEIRNVSVMDIYPRRDSLYLLEHFEKYVRREIVQAEDMPVKRKDGSVFYADINTSLITFAGKTYLMGILRDVTERRQTEEKIRHLAFHDALTALPNRLLFADRLNLALAHAHRTKEMLAVLFLDLDRFKIINDTLGHTVGDQLLRGVADRLKNCVREDDTIARLGGDEFSLLLPGITREEDVIRVAHKIIEILKKPWTIDGYELYVTASLGIVLYPNDGRDAETLLKNADSAMYYAKEQGKNNYQFYTATMHAESLRKMIMERDIRRALERNEFTVHYQPFVNSITGQIVGMEALIRWQHPQRGLILPEEFLPLAEDTRLIVSIDEWVLRSVCIQNKTWQDAGFQPGYIAVNLSAHTFQQRNITGIIIAILKETKLDPRFLGLEITEGIAMQDIETTIHKVREMGDLNIQIAIDDFGTGFSSLSYLKKFPVNKLKISPHFIKDIVGNQKDKIIVSSIVALAQGLHFGVVAEGVENRDQLVALQQLECDELQGNLFCHPLSAEMIEKTLWHNNLGIDDSRPGRLSLALSGEKTD; encoded by the coding sequence ATGAATGAACTGTGGAAAAAAAATGACAACGAGGTTATGCAGCATACCATCAAGTTTTTTGAGAATCTGTTGCGGGCATCGACGGACGGTATTCTGATTACCGATGCCACGCATAATATCATCATCGCCAACGAGGCGTTTTGTTGCCTCATTGGACAACAACAGCGCGATGTCATTGAGACGAACTTGTTTTACTGGCTGGAACACCTCGATCCTCACGGAATAGGGAAGTGGACCGATCTGGTAAACGAGCTTCACCAGAAAGGCTCCTGTCGTAACGTTGAGTTCGTCATGGAGCAAGATTCCCGGATCCAGAAGTATTTTAGCGTCAATGCATCACTTCTGCAGCAAGTCGCCACCGAGGAAACCGGCGTCATCATGAGCATCTGGCGGGACATTACTGAACAAAAACAGGCAATGCTGCTGATGGAACAGATGCGCATTACGACCTTTCTCAAGGACGTTGGTATTGCCCTTACCCGGGGCAACACCCTCCAGGAAACTTTATATCATTGTGCAGATGCGGTAGTAAGCAATCTCGACGCCGCTTTTGCGCGCATTTGGGTACTCAATAAAGAAAAAGAGGTGCTCGAGTTGCAAGCCAGCGCCGGCATGTATATTCATATAGACGGCCCTCACGGCCGAATACCGGTTGGGAAATTCAAGATTGGCCTGATCGCCAGAGAGCAAAAGCCCATCTTGACTAATGCTGTTTTTGATGACACGCACATCAGCAACAAAGAGTGGGCACGGCAGGAAGGCATGGTTGCCTTCGCCGGATATCCCCTGATTATCGAAGATCGTCTGGTAGGGGTTCTGGCAATGTTCGCCCGAAAGAAACTGCCCGAATTTACCATCAGGGCATTGGCTGCAGTGGCCGATGTCATTGCCCTGGGCATCGTTCATAAGCAGGACGAGGAAGAGTTAAGGAAATCTGAAATTAGATTTAGGACGATCTTTGACAATGCGAATGATGGGATACTCATGGTAGATATTGAAACCAAAAAATTCTATGCGGGTAATAAAAGGGTATGTCAAATGTTCGGCTATACGTCTGAGGAGATCAGGAATGTATCCGTCATGGATATCTATCCCAGGAGAGATTCACTTTATCTTCTGGAGCATTTTGAAAAGTATGTGAGGAGGGAAATTGTTCAGGCTGAAGATATGCCGGTAAAACGAAAGGACGGTAGTGTTTTTTATGCTGATATCAATACCTCACTCATAACCTTTGCCGGAAAGACGTATCTCATGGGTATTTTGAGGGACGTCACCGAGCGGCGGCAAACAGAAGAAAAAATAAGACATTTGGCGTTTCATGATGCACTTACCGCCCTGCCGAACCGGTTATTATTCGCCGATCGACTCAATCTTGCTTTAGCGCATGCTCATCGGACAAAAGAGATGCTTGCCGTACTGTTTCTTGATTTGGACAGATTCAAGATTATTAATGATACGCTGGGGCACACGGTGGGTGATCAATTGCTCCGCGGCGTTGCGGACAGATTAAAAAACTGCGTGCGTGAGGATGATACGATTGCGCGTCTTGGAGGTGATGAATTCTCTCTGCTTTTGCCCGGAATTACCCGTGAGGAAGATGTAATCAGGGTTGCGCATAAAATCATTGAGATCCTCAAAAAACCGTGGACAATTGATGGGTATGAGCTCTATGTTACCGCCAGTCTCGGGATAGTCCTCTATCCCAACGACGGCAGAGATGCAGAGACTCTGCTGAAAAATGCTGATTCTGCCATGTATTATGCCAAGGAACAAGGGAAAAACAACTATCAGTTCTATACCGCAACCATGCATGCTGAATCCCTGCGAAAGATGATCATGGAGAGGGATATCCGCCGCGCCCTGGAGCGTAATGAATTTACCGTTCATTACCAGCCCTTTGTGAATAGTATCACGGGCCAGATTGTTGGCATGGAGGCATTGATACGTTGGCAGCATCCTCAGCGAGGGTTGATTTTACCAGAGGAATTTCTTCCCCTCGCGGAAGATACCAGGCTGATTGTCTCCATAGATGAATGGGTATTGCGGTCGGTATGCATTCAGAACAAGACCTGGCAGGACGCAGGATTTCAGCCTGGATATATTGCCGTAAATCTTTCCGCCCATACCTTTCAACAGCGGAACATCACGGGTATTATTATTGCAATACTAAAAGAAACAAAGCTGGATCCGCGGTTTCTGGGGTTGGAAATTACCGAAGGTATTGCTATGCAGGATATAGAAACGACTATTCATAAGGTAAGGGAAATGGGCGATTTAAACATTCAGATTGCTATTGATGATTTTGGCACCGGCTTTTCTTCGTTAAGCTATCTCAAAAAGTTTCCTGTGAACAAACTTAAAATCAGCCCTCACTTCATCAAGGATATTGTGGGCAATCAAAAAGACAAAATCATTGTCTCTTCAATCGTTGCGCTGGCTCAGGGCCTGCATTTCGGCGTTGTTGCAGAAGGGGTAGAAAACAGGGATCAGCTTGTGGCGCTGCAACAGCTTGAATGTGACGAGCTTCAGGGGAATTTGTTTTGTCATCCTTTATCGGCTGAAATGATAGAGAAGACGCTGTGGCATAATAACCTTGGCATCGATGATAGCAGGCCGGGGAGATTGTCCCTGGCATTATCCGGAGAAAAAACAGACTGA
- a CDS encoding hemolysin family protein, with amino-acid sequence MNPMHFSTLEIIIMLILFFLLLFVSAFFSLTETSLFSLNKIRLDYLIKQKNKRAVSIFNIINEPDKLLSTLLTGNNIVNTTVSTIGTTVAIYYLQEWGVILAPLIVAFILLLFAETFPKVLATQFPEHLSLIIVKPFEWVRWLLSPCVTLITYLTYLFFNLFGLKIEYKKTIFSREEVKHIIKESGETGNLVDGEHKLLHKIFEFSDKLAKQVMVPRQRIVAIHTDMTREDIMRIITDEGHTRYPVYRHSLDTIIGIVHVKAIINMVANNPLFILEDLIMEPYFVAEDKKISTIFTEFQQQGLHIAIVRDAHGVISGLIEIKDILRVIFGELKEKTVPEE; translated from the coding sequence ATGAACCCAATGCATTTTTCCACGTTAGAAATCATTATTATGCTCATTCTCTTCTTTCTGCTTCTCTTCGTATCTGCTTTTTTTTCACTCACGGAAACGTCCCTTTTCTCTCTTAACAAGATACGCCTGGATTATCTCATCAAGCAAAAGAACAAAAGAGCGGTCTCGATTTTTAATATTATCAATGAACCGGATAAACTTCTCAGCACCCTCCTTACCGGAAATAATATTGTCAACACTACCGTATCAACCATAGGGACAACGGTTGCTATATATTATTTGCAGGAGTGGGGGGTAATCCTGGCGCCGTTGATTGTAGCCTTTATCCTCCTTTTATTTGCAGAAACTTTTCCGAAAGTACTGGCAACCCAGTTTCCTGAACATTTATCCTTAATTATCGTGAAACCTTTTGAGTGGGTGCGATGGTTATTGTCGCCGTGTGTTACTCTCATTACGTATCTTACCTATCTCTTTTTTAACCTGTTTGGCTTGAAGATTGAATATAAAAAAACGATCTTTAGCCGTGAGGAGGTAAAACATATCATTAAAGAAAGCGGCGAAACGGGCAACCTGGTTGATGGCGAGCACAAGTTATTGCACAAAATATTCGAATTTAGCGATAAACTCGCTAAACAAGTGATGGTGCCCAGGCAACGGATTGTCGCTATTCATACCGATATGACGCGCGAAGATATCATGAGAATTATAACAGATGAAGGACATACCCGATACCCGGTGTACCGGCATAGCCTGGATACGATCATAGGGATTGTCCATGTAAAGGCAATTATTAATATGGTGGCAAATAATCCGCTTTTTATCCTGGAAGACCTTATCATGGAACCGTATTTTGTTGCCGAGGATAAAAAGATCAGTACGATATTTACGGAATTTCAGCAGCAGGGATTACACATCGCCATCGTCAGAGACGCTCACGGTGTCATTTCAGGATTGATTGAGATTAAGGATATCCTGAGGGTTATTTTTGGCGAACTGAAGGAAAAGACTGTTCCGGAAGAATGA
- a CDS encoding PTS sugar transporter subunit IIA — protein sequence MKPSDVLTKERIIINISGEGKTDVLGKMVQVAGTSGKVTSETDLLRKVMEREKIRSTGIGGGVGIPHAQTSCVTDIVGCLAISQPGVEFNAIDMQPVHVIFLIATKERFDNKYLALLSRVARLFVNESFKQKIMKSTSSEEIMNLIIENEKE from the coding sequence ATGAAACCATCAGATGTCCTTACCAAAGAGCGGATTATTATTAACATCAGCGGGGAGGGGAAAACCGATGTGCTGGGAAAAATGGTGCAGGTGGCCGGAACTTCAGGAAAGGTAACCAGTGAAACAGATCTTCTCAGGAAGGTAATGGAACGGGAAAAAATAAGGAGCACAGGTATTGGCGGTGGGGTTGGAATCCCCCATGCTCAAACTTCCTGCGTAACGGATATTGTTGGATGCCTGGCGATTTCACAACCGGGGGTTGAATTCAATGCCATTGATATGCAACCCGTTCATGTCATTTTTCTTATTGCAACAAAAGAACGATTTGACAACAAATATCTTGCCCTTTTAAGCAGGGTAGCGCGTCTTTTTGTCAATGAATCTTTCAAACAAAAGATTATGAAATCCACATCGTCGGAAGAGATCATGAATCTGATCATTGAAAATGAAAAGGAATAA